The stretch of DNA ACCCGCATCGCCACCCCGTTGGCGCCGCCGGCGAAGTACCGGGCGCGGTCCTTGGGCGCCGCGGCCCACGGCGGCCGCCCCGACGCCCAGGACCGGCAGGCGCGCTTCACGGTCGCGCCGGCGCCGCTCTCATAGCAGGACAGGAACGGCAGCTCGACCCGCTCCAGCCAGGCGGCCCACTCCGGGCCGGCCGCCAGGCGGGCCCGGGCCACCGCGATGGTCAGCTGGGTGTCGTCGCTGTACTCGCCGGGGGCGACCTCCTCGGTGAACGGGCGGAACCGGTCGGTGGTGCGGCGCCAGCCGAAGAACCCCGCGGCGTCGCGGTGGCCGGCGGGCAGGTCGTGGGAGGGGCGCTCGTACGGCCAGCCGAGCGCGTCGCCCACCGCGCCGGCGAGCAGGGCGCCCCGGGCGCGGCCGGGAACGGAGTGGGGGGTCGGGGTCATGGGCCGACCCTGCCAGAGGGGGCCGACACCGGGTAGGGCGCCTCCTCGGGGCGCTCGCCCTTCCGCAGCACCCTGCCCAAGGCGTTCTTGTCGGAGTCGAACAGGGCGGGCGCCACCCGCAGCGGCGGGAGCCGGTCGAGCATGCCCAGGGAAGCACCGAACCGGTGCAGCTCGCGCTCGGCCTGCCCCTCGGAGGCGAGCAGCACCGCCCGCACCGCGGTCAGCGGGATCGGGCCGGGGACGAGCACTTCGGCCTGGCCGTCGGTGGGCCACCAGTCGGGGTGCCCGGCCCGGCGGGTGAAGACCTTCTTCCCGGTGACCATCGGCGCGAACAGGGCGTCGAACCCGTCGATGCCGGGCTCCGCCCGGCCGCCCCGCCCGGTGGCGGCGTTGACCGGGCAGAACAGGGCGCCTTCCCGGTCGAGGAGGACCGGGTCCAGGGCGAGGACCATCCAGTCGCCGAAGACGTCCCTCTTGGAGCGGACGGTGTCGAAGTACCAGGGGTTGGGGTACTCGACGCTGCAGTTGACGTGCTCCAGGTGGCCGTCGTACCGCTCCTCGTCGGTGGTGTGGAAGCCGTACGGCCCCTCCTCCAGGGCGGCCCGGCTGCGGATCTCCCCGCTGTCGATGATGTCGGCGAAGGTGTTGGAACGGGTGAAGTGGCAGAGCCGGGTGATCCCCCGGGCGCGGGCGGCCTCCAGTACCGGACCCATCAGCGCCCCCTCAGGTAGAGGCCGGACTCCTCGCCGGGGAGGAGCCCGGTGAGCCGTCCGGAGTGCAGCAGGATCAGCTCGCTGCGGGCCCGGGTGACCGCGACGTAGAGCAGCCGGGCGTTGCGGGCCTGCGCCTCGTCCAGGCCGTGCGCCTCGACCTCCTCGGCCGGCGGCATCTCCCCGGCGTCGCACAGCGGCAGGATCACCGAGTCGAACTCCAGCCCCTTGGCGCCGTGGAAGGCGCCGTAGAACAGCCGGGCGTCCTCGGGCCACCGCTTGATCTTGTCCTTCTGGAGTTTGACGGGCTTCAGGCCGGCGACCCGTCTCGCGAACTCCTCGGCGTGTTTCCAGTGGCGCAGCAGCACCGCCACCCGCCCCGTCCGGGACAGCTTCGCGGCCTGTTCGGCGGCCCGTTTCAGTTGTTCCTCAGCGGTGCGGCAGGCGATGACCGTCGGCGGGGGCCCGTCCGCGGCGGGGGTCCGCGGCTGCACCAGGTCGACCTCGTCCTTGAAGTGCGGGCTCTCCGCGATCGCCTGCGCGAGAAGGGAGATCGACCGGCTGTTGCGGTAGTTGTCGGAGAACTCCGCCCGGTGGCCGCGGACCAGGTCCAGGCCGAGCTGCTTCCAGGACATCCGGCTGCCGTAGATCTGCTGGGCGTAGTCCCCGAAGAAGGTGAGCGACCCGTCCTCGGGGATCGCGGCGGCCAGCGCGCGGATCATCTCCGGGGTGAGGTCCTGTCCCTCATCGATGACGATGTGCCGGTACCACCGGGCCGAGTCGTCGTTCTCCAGCGCCGTGCGCAGGACGGTGGCCAGGTCGTCGTAGTCGTAGGGGTGGCCGTACGCTCCGCGGAGCTCGATGTAGCGCTCGTAGACGCGGTGCACGAACGCACGGTCCTCGGCGGCGAGACGGCGTCCCCGGCCGACCCGCTCGACCCTGTTGACGACGTAGTCCTCGTGGGCGGTCGCGGCGTGCCCGGCCATCCACTTGAATTCATCGTCGAAGAAGGCGAGAGGGCGCTCCGCGACGGCCCGGAGGGGCTTCTCGGTCCCGGCCCGGACCTCATGCAGGGCGCGCTCGATAAGGTTCTTGCGCAGTTCGCGGTGTATGGTGCCCTTTCCGCTGCGGCCGCGGCGCCTCTCCAGATAATCGAAAGCGAATTTATGGAACGTCTGGACGGTCACCCCTTCGACCGTCGTAAGGTAACGCCTCATGTAGGACGTGAGCGAATTGGCGTAGGTGACCACCAGCGTCCGGCCGCCCGTTTCCGGTAGCCCGGCGAGATGACGGGCCCGGTGCATCGCCATCGTCGTCTTTCCGCTCCCGGCGGTTCCCAGGACGACCAGATGGCCCTCCTCCCGCATGAAGACGACGTCCCGCTGGCGCCCTTTGGGTTCCGGAAGTGCGATCGGCATGGCCGCATTATTCACCGTATTCGCCCGATCACCGGTTGCCTTCGCGGGGGCGGTGGCCGGCCGTGCGCGGAGCGTGGCCCGATGAAATGCGGAATCGCTTTCCAGAACGCCGCGGAAATGGCCGCAAGCGGTCATCGGGCGGCGCCGTGCGCACGCCCTGGGCCCCCGTCGCGGCCCGGGCGGACTAGAGTCGGCCCATGGCCGATGAAAAGGTGTCTCTGCAGCAGCTCGACGAGGACTGGAACCGGGCCCTGGCGGTGGTGGCGCACCCCGACGACCTGGAGTTCGGGACGGCGTCGGCGATCGCGCGCTGGACCGGGCAGGGCAAGGAGGTCACCGAGCTGCTGGTGACCCGCGGCGAGGCCGGGATCGCCTCGATGCACCCCGCCGAGGCCGGGCCGCTGCGCACCGAGGAGCAGCTCGCCGCGGCCCGGGTGGTCGGGGCGAGCGGGGTGGACTTCCTCGACTTCCCGGACGGCACTCTGGAGTACGGGCTCGAGCTGCGCCGCGCGCTGGCCCGGGCGATCCGCACCCACCGGCCGGACGTCGTCGTCTCCATCAACTTCCGGGAGACCTTCGACGGGGCGGACTTCTACAACCACGCCGACCACCGGGCGGTCGGCCCGGCGCTGCTGGACGCGGTGCGCGACGCCGCCAACCGGTGGGTCTTCCCCGAACTGGCCGACGAAGGGCTGGGGCCCTGGAAGGGGGTGCGCTTCGCCGCGTTCTCCAGCTCGCCGCGGAGCACCCACTACACGCCCTTCACCGAGAAGGAGCTGGCCACCGGCATCGCATCGCTGGACGCCCACGAGGTGTACATGCGGGAGCTGGAGGGCTTCGACCACCCCGCCATGCTGCGCGAGGGCGCCGAGCGGGCCGGGGAGCGCTGCGGGGCCGACTACGCCGTGCTGTTCGAGGTGATCGGCGTCTGAGGCGGTGATCTTGACGTTGCGGCCCTGCCAGAGCGCTCTGGCAGGGCCGCAACGTCAAGATCACCGGGGACGGGGCGCTAGGGCACCCGGCGCAGCGCGTCCGGGGTCAGCTCGGCCGGCGACCGGTAGCCGTCCACCGCCATCAGCAGGTCGGCCTCGGCCAGCAGCGAGCGGAGCACGTGTTCGACGCCGTCGGTGCCGCCGAGGGCCGCACCGTAGGCGCACGGGCGGCCCACGCCCACCGCGGTGGCGCCCAGCGCGAGCGCCTTGACCACGTCGGCGCCGCTGCGCACCCCGGAGTCGAACAGCACCGGAAGCCCTTCGGCGGCTTCGACCACCCCGGGCAGCGCGTCCAGCGCGGGAAGGCCCCCGTCGGCCTGCCGGCCGCCGTGGTTGGAGCAGTACACGCCGTCCACCCCGCCGTCCCGGGCGCGCCGCACGTCGTCCGGGTGGCACAGGCCCTTGACGACCAGCGGCAGCGAGGTGAGGGACCGCAGCCACGGCAGGTCCTCCCAGGTGAGCGGGTTGCCGAAGATCTGCGCCCAGTGCAGCACGGCCGCCACCGGGTCCTCCTCCGGCGGGCGGGCCAGCCGGGACCGGAAGACCGGGTCGCCCATGTAGTTCGCCAGCACCCGCCCCCGCATCGGGAGCAGGTTCCCGATGGCCAGGTCGCGCGGCCGCCAGCCGGTGACCCAGGTGTCCAGGGTGACCGTGATCGCGGCGAAGCCGGCGCTCTCGGCGCGGTGCACCAGGCTCTCGGCCAGCTCCCGGTCGGTCGGGGTGTACAGCTGGAAGAAACCGGGGGTGCCGCCGAACCCGGCGGCCACCTCCTCCAGCGGGGCGGCGGACAGGGTCGACGCGGTCATCGGGACCCCGGTCCGCGCGGCGGCCCGCGCGGCGGCCAGGTCCCCCTGCCCGTCCTGCGCGCAGACCCCGAGCACGCCGATGGGCGCCATGAACAGCGGGGAGGGCAGGGAGAGCCCGAACAGGCCGACGGAGAGGTCGCGCTCGGCGGCGCCGACGAGCATCCGCGGCATCAGGCCCCACCGCCGGAAGGCGGCGACGTTGGCGTTCTGGGTGTGCTCCTCCCCGGCGCCGCCGGCGACGTAGGAGAAGACCGACGGGTCCATCGCGGCCCGGGCCCGCGCCTCCAGTTCGGCGAAGGTCATCGGGAAGCGCGGGGGGACGCCGCTCATCCCGCCGGCGTAGATCTCGTTCTGGTAGTCCCCGTACGGGCTGGGGGCGGAGGCCATGGACCGCCTTTCGGTAGGGGCCGGGTCAGCGGTGCCCGGCGGGGGCGGGGGCGTCCTCGTCGCCGCGGTGCGACAGGTCCGCGCCGCGCCGGTCGGCGAAGGTCAGCGCGACCGCGCCGCTCACCGCCACCAGCACCGCCAGGTAGGCGGCGACCGACAGCACGCTGTCGAACCGCGCCTCCAGCCAGACCGAGATGGTGGGGACGAACGCGCCGCCGAGGATGGCGCCCAGGGCGTAGCTGATCGAGGCGCCGCTGAGCCGGATCGAGGCGGGGAAGTGCTCGGCGTACATCGCCGACAGCGCCCCGTAGGACAGCCCCAGGAGCAGCCCGAAGACCACTAGCGCCAGCAGCACCAGGACGGCCTCGCCGGTGCCGATCAGCAGGAACATCGGGAACAGCCAGAGCAGCAGCAGCCCGTAGCCGCCGCCGATCGTCCGGGGCCGGCCCAGCCGGTCCGACAGCACCGCCCCGTACCAGGTGGAGGCGAACCACGCCACCGAGCCCGCCATGATCATGTTGAGCATCAGCGAGCTGTCCAGGCCCAGCTTGGTCGTGCCGTAGTTGAGCAGGTACCCGCCGACCAGCATGTATCCGGCGCCGTTGTTGCCCATGAAGACCAGCGAGGCCTGCAGCACCTTCACCGGGTGGCGGCGGAACAGCGTGCTCAGCGGCGCGTGCTCGGTGGCCGCGGACTGCTCCATCTCGGCGAAGACCGGGCTCTCCTCCACCTTGCGGCGGATGTAGTGCCCCAGCGCCAGCAGCACGATGCTGAGCAGGAACGGGATCCGCCAGCCCCACTCCAGGTAGCGCTCCTCGCCCAGGGGCGCGATGACCGCGGCGCTGACCGCCGCGGCGAGCAGCATCCCGGCGGGCACGCCCAGCTGGGGGAAGGAGCCGAACCGGCCGCGCTTGTCGGCCGGGGCGTGCTCGACGGCCATCAGCGCCGCCCCCGCCCACTCGCCGCCGGCGGAGAAGCCCTGCACCACCCGGAGCAGCACCAGCAGGATCGGCGCGGCGACCCCGATCGCGGCGTAGGTCGGCAGCAGGCCGATGAGGGTGGTCGCCGCGCCCATCATCACCAGGGTCACGATCAGCACGACCCGCCGGCCGTAGCGGTCGCCGAGCCGCCCCATCAGCACGGCGCCCAGCGGCCGCACCAGGAAGCTGATCCCGATGGTGGCGAACGGGACGAGCTGCTGCAGCGGCCCCTCCAGCGGGGAGAAGAAGAGTTGGCCGAAGACCAGGGCGACGGCGTTGGCGTAGATGAAGAAGTCGTACCACTCGATGGTCGTGCCGACCGTCGTGGCCATGGCGACCCGGCGCTGCTGGCGGGTCATCCGGGGTGCGGCCATGCCTGGCTCCAAAGGGGGGTGCGGACCGGGGGAGGGAGGTGCGCGCTGCCTCCGTGTTCTCCGCAGGAAGTCTGTGGCGCAGGTCTCACCCTGTCAAGATCGCCGCGCTGCCTCCCGCCCCGCGGTGGCCCCGGTGCCGTCGCCGCCTCGGCCGGGTCCTGGACGGCGGCGGGGCCGGGGTCGCCGCGGGGGAGGGGCCCGGGGTCAGTCCTGGGCGGAGGAGCCGCCCGCCTCGCCCTCGGCCGGGCGGCGGGCCTTCCCGCGCCGGCCCTTCCCGCCGGCCTCCTTCTCGGCGGCCCCGTCCGCGGAGCCGCGCGCGCCGGCCTTCGCCGGGGCGGGCTCGGCCTGTCCGGCCCCGGGCTCCCCGGCGCCGGGCTTCCCTGCGGCCGGCTCGGAGGGGTGCTCGGCGGCCTGCTCGGCCACGGCGAACGGGCGGTCGCGCAGCAGGCTGGCGACCACCGCCACCACCGGGGTGGCCAGGAACATGCCGAGGATGCCGCCGACGACGGCGCCGGCGCTGACCGACACCAGCACCACGGCGCCGGGCAGGTCGAGCGCCTTGCCGTAGACGCGCGGCGCGAAGACGTGGCTCTCCAGCTGCTGCACCAGCAGCACCACCCCGACCACGATGACCGCGGTGATCGGACCTTCGGTGACCAGGGCGACCAGCACCGCCAGCAGTCCGCTCAGGAAGGCGCCGACGATCGGCACGAACGCGCCGAGGAAGGTCAGCACGATCAGCGGGACCGCCAGGCCGGGTTCGATCAGGAAGAACAGCGGGATGCCGATGCCGACCGCGTCGATCAGGCCCACCCAGGCCACCCCGCGGATGTAGCGGCCCACCACGTCGTAGGCGGTGTCGGCGGTGGCCCGCATGCCCGGCCGGGAGGCGCTGGGCAGCAGGGTGGAGCACCACTGCATCAGCTTGTCGCCGGAGTGCACGAAGTAGATGGTCAGCACCAGCACCAGGATGATGCCGACCAGCACCTCGGCCGCGGCCGCGCCCGCCGTCCACACCCCGGTGACCAGCTGCTGCCGGTTCTGCTCGATGGCCTGGAAGATCTCCGTGCTGGCCTGGTCGATCATGTCGTCCAGCAGCACCGGGTCGACGCCCAGGCCGGTGAAGGTGGTGCGCAGCGACTCCGGCGCCTGCCGCAGGCTTTCCAGCAGGCCGGAGAAGCCGGCGACGGCCGGCTGCACGATCAGCGTCGTCACCCCGGCCAGCAGGACCAGCGCGCCGAGGAAGGCGACCGCGGTGGAGGTCCCCCGGCCCAGGCCCATCCGGCGCAGCCGGTTGGTCGGCGGCATCAGCAGCGCGGTCAGGAACACCGCCAGGACGATCGGGATCGTCACGACCTTGATGTAGGCCAGTGCCCACAGCAGGATCACGATGACCGCACCGACCAGGATCGTCCGCCAGGCGACGTCGCTCAGTCGGCGCAGCAGGGTCGAGCCGTCGTTCACATGTGCTCCCCGGTTCTCCGGTCCGCCCGCCGCGGGTGGCCCCGGACGCGCGGAGTGGTCTTCTCGGTTCTCCAACGGTGTCTCTCCGGCAACGCCCGGCACAGGGCGCGCGTGCCCGGCGCCTTGCGGCCCGGACCGCCCGCCGGCCGCCGCCGCGGGGTGCGATGGCGCGGGCCGCGCTCCCGATCATCCCGGATTCCCCGGGCCGGCGCGCGCTTCCGGGCGGCCGGCGGCGGTTCGCCGCGCCGCGCGGCCCCGGACGATGGCCGCGCTCTTCCGCGTCCCGCGGGGCCGGCGGCCGTCGGGGCGGCCCTCCCGCCCGGGGCCCCGCCGGAGGGGCGCCGGGGCCGGGGAGGGCGGGGCCGAGCCGGTCGGCGGCGCCTGCGGCCTCCGGCGTCACCGCTTCCCCGCCCCCGGGGAGCGGCGCCGGGAGGCCGCCCCGCACCCGTACATAAGTTCCGCAAATGAAGAACCGAGGTTTCTTGTGCTTTACCTATAGGTGTGACCGGTGACACCGTGAGGGCGAAGGCGTGGTCCGGATCACGCCGGCGACCGGATCCGCGCCCGGCGAAGCGGCGCGGGCGGAACGGAGGAGTCCCCACCATGGCCAAGCCCTTCGCCTCCTCGGCCGACCTCGCCGAGAAGGAGCAGACACTGGAGATCCTGGCGGACGGGGTGTACGCCCTCACCGCGGAGGGCGACCCCAACATCGGCGCCGTCGAGGGCGAGGACTTCCTCGTCTGCTTCGAGGCGCTGGCCACCCCCACCGCCGCCAAGGAGTGGCTCGCCAGGCTGCGCGAGCACACCGACAAGCCGGTCCGGTTCCTGGTGCTCTCGCACTACCACGCGGTCCGGGTGCTCGGCGCCAGCGCGTTCGGCGCAGAGTCGATCGTCGCGCACGAGAAGACCTACGGGCTCATCGCCGAGCGCGGCGAGCAGGACTGGGCCAGCGAGTTCGGCCGGATGCCGCGGCTGGCCAAGGACGCCGCCTCGGTCCCCGGCCTGACCTGGCCCACCGTCACCTTCGCCGACCGGATGACCATCGACCTCGGCGGCGACCGCGGCGACCTGGTGCTGCAGTACTGCGGCCGCGGCCACACCGAGGGCGACATCGTCGCCTGGCTGCCGAAGCAGCGCATCCTGTTCGCCGGCGACCTGGTCGAGGCCGAGGCCGCGCTCTACACCGGCGACGCCTTCCACCGCGACTGGGCCGGGGCCACCCTGGACCGGGTCGCCGCACTGGAGGCCGAGACCCTCATCGGCGGCCGCGGCGCGGTCACCCGCGGGCGCGCCGCGGTGGACGCCGCCATCGAGCAGACCCGCGGCTTCCTGCGGGTGATGCTGGAGCAGGTCGGCAAGGTGCACGAGCGCGGCGGCACCCTCAAGGAGGCCTTCGAGGCGACGCACGCCGCGCTGGCCCCCGACTACGGGCACTGGCCGATCTTCGAGCACTGCCTGCCCTTCGACGTGTCCCGGCTCTGGGACGAGCTCTCCGGCATCGAGCGGCCGGTCATCTGGACCGCAGAACGCGACCGCGAGGTCTGGGACCGGCTCCAGGGCTGACCCCGAGGAAGGCTAGGAGTGACATGCCGAACCCACCGCACCCCCCGGGCATGCGCACGCCCGTCCTCGTCCTGGGAGCCGGCCCGGTCGGCCAGACCGCGGCGCTGCTGCTGGCCCGCTGGGGCCTGGAGCCGATCGTCCTGGACGGCGCCCCCGAGCGCGACCCGGTCGGCTCCAAGGCCATCGTCCAGCAGCGCGACGTGCTGGACGTGTGGCACACCGTCGGCGCCGGCGCCGTCGCCGAGGAGGGCCTGACCTGGGACACCGCCCGCACCTTCTACCGCGACCGGGAGCTGTTCGCGACCCGGCTGCACGACCGCGGCGCCAGCCCGCTGCCGCCGTTCGTCAACCTCTCCCAGGCCCGCACCGAGGAGATCCTGGACGCCCGGCTGGCCGAGGAGGGCATCGGCGTCCGGTGGAACCACCGCCTCACCGGCATCGAGCAGGACCCCGGCGGGGTCACCGCGGTCTGCGAGACGCCCCGCGGCGAGGTCCGGCTGCGCGGCGGCTACGCGCTGGCCTGCCTGGGCGCCCGCGGCACCGCGGTGCGCGACGCGCTCGGCGTGGGCCTGCACGGCAGCAGCTACGACGACCGCTTCCTGATCTGCGACATCCGCGCCGAGCTGCCCGGCTGGGAGCGCGAGCGGCGGTTCTACTTCGACCCGGTGTGGAACCCCGGCCGGCAGGTGCTCATCCACCCCTGCCCCGACTCGGTGTTCCGCATCGACTGGCAGGTCCCGCCCGACTTCGACCTGGACGCCGAGGAGGCCGGCGGCGGCCTGGACCGCCGGATCCGGCAGATCATCGGCGACCGCCCCTACGAGGTGGTGTGGCGCTCGGTCTACCGGTTCCACACCCGGGTCGCCGACCGGATGCGGGTCGGCCGGGTGCTGCTCGCCGGGGACTGCGCCCACCTGGTCGCCCCGTTCGGCGCGCGCGGCCTCAACTCCGGGGTGCAGGACGCCGAGAACGCGGCCTGGAAGATCGCCTTCGCCGCCGCCGGCTGGGGCCCCGAGGAGGCCCTGCTGGAGAGCTACCACACCGAACGCGCCGCCGCCGCCCGGGAGAACGCCGAGGTCACCTCCGCCACCATGCGGTTCCTGGTGCCGCCCGGGCCGCAGGAGTCCGAGCACCGCGCCGCGGTGCTGGAGCGCGCCCTGCACGACCCGGCGGCCTACCCGCAGGTGGACTCCGGCCGGCTCGCCGAACCGTTCTGGTACACCGACTCCCCGCTGACCACCGCCCACCCGCGCCGGGTGTCCGGGGGCCGGCCGCCGCGCGGCGAGGCGCCCGACCCCTGCCCCGGCGTGCTGGTGCCCGACGCGCCGGTGCGCGTCCCGGGCCGGCCGGAGGCGGTCCGGCTGCGCACCCTGGCCCGCGCCGGGC from Nocardiopsis composta encodes:
- a CDS encoding DarT ssDNA thymidine ADP-ribosyltransferase family protein, giving the protein MGPVLEAARARGITRLCHFTRSNTFADIIDSGEIRSRAALEEGPYGFHTTDEERYDGHLEHVNCSVEYPNPWYFDTVRSKRDVFGDWMVLALDPVLLDREGALFCPVNAATGRGGRAEPGIDGFDALFAPMVTGKKVFTRRAGHPDWWPTDGQAEVLVPGPIPLTAVRAVLLASEGQAERELHRFGASLGMLDRLPPLRVAPALFDSDKNALGRVLRKGERPEEAPYPVSAPSGRVGP
- a CDS encoding UvrD-helicase domain-containing protein, producing the protein MPIALPEPKGRQRDVVFMREEGHLVVLGTAGSGKTTMAMHRARHLAGLPETGGRTLVVTYANSLTSYMRRYLTTVEGVTVQTFHKFAFDYLERRRGRSGKGTIHRELRKNLIERALHEVRAGTEKPLRAVAERPLAFFDDEFKWMAGHAATAHEDYVVNRVERVGRGRRLAAEDRAFVHRVYERYIELRGAYGHPYDYDDLATVLRTALENDDSARWYRHIVIDEGQDLTPEMIRALAAAIPEDGSLTFFGDYAQQIYGSRMSWKQLGLDLVRGHRAEFSDNYRNSRSISLLAQAIAESPHFKDEVDLVQPRTPAADGPPPTVIACRTAEEQLKRAAEQAAKLSRTGRVAVLLRHWKHAEEFARRVAGLKPVKLQKDKIKRWPEDARLFYGAFHGAKGLEFDSVILPLCDAGEMPPAEEVEAHGLDEAQARNARLLYVAVTRARSELILLHSGRLTGLLPGEESGLYLRGR
- a CDS encoding PIG-L deacetylase family protein encodes the protein MADEKVSLQQLDEDWNRALAVVAHPDDLEFGTASAIARWTGQGKEVTELLVTRGEAGIASMHPAEAGPLRTEEQLAAARVVGASGVDFLDFPDGTLEYGLELRRALARAIRTHRPDVVVSINFRETFDGADFYNHADHRAVGPALLDAVRDAANRWVFPELADEGLGPWKGVRFAAFSSSPRSTHYTPFTEKELATGIASLDAHEVYMRELEGFDHPAMLREGAERAGERCGADYAVLFEVIGV
- a CDS encoding alpha-hydroxy-acid oxidizing protein, whose product is MASAPSPYGDYQNEIYAGGMSGVPPRFPMTFAELEARARAAMDPSVFSYVAGGAGEEHTQNANVAAFRRWGLMPRMLVGAAERDLSVGLFGLSLPSPLFMAPIGVLGVCAQDGQGDLAAARAAARTGVPMTASTLSAAPLEEVAAGFGGTPGFFQLYTPTDRELAESLVHRAESAGFAAITVTLDTWVTGWRPRDLAIGNLLPMRGRVLANYMGDPVFRSRLARPPEEDPVAAVLHWAQIFGNPLTWEDLPWLRSLTSLPLVVKGLCHPDDVRRARDGGVDGVYCSNHGGRQADGGLPALDALPGVVEAAEGLPVLFDSGVRSGADVVKALALGATAVGVGRPCAYGAALGGTDGVEHVLRSLLAEADLLMAVDGYRSPAELTPDALRRVP
- a CDS encoding MFS transporter, with product MAAPRMTRQQRRVAMATTVGTTIEWYDFFIYANAVALVFGQLFFSPLEGPLQQLVPFATIGISFLVRPLGAVLMGRLGDRYGRRVVLIVTLVMMGAATTLIGLLPTYAAIGVAAPILLVLLRVVQGFSAGGEWAGAALMAVEHAPADKRGRFGSFPQLGVPAGMLLAAAVSAAVIAPLGEERYLEWGWRIPFLLSIVLLALGHYIRRKVEESPVFAEMEQSAATEHAPLSTLFRRHPVKVLQASLVFMGNNGAGYMLVGGYLLNYGTTKLGLDSSLMLNMIMAGSVAWFASTWYGAVLSDRLGRPRTIGGGYGLLLLWLFPMFLLIGTGEAVLVLLALVVFGLLLGLSYGALSAMYAEHFPASIRLSGASISYALGAILGGAFVPTISVWLEARFDSVLSVAAYLAVLVAVSGAVALTFADRRGADLSHRGDEDAPAPAGHR
- a CDS encoding AI-2E family transporter — its product is MNDGSTLLRRLSDVAWRTILVGAVIVILLWALAYIKVVTIPIVLAVFLTALLMPPTNRLRRMGLGRGTSTAVAFLGALVLLAGVTTLIVQPAVAGFSGLLESLRQAPESLRTTFTGLGVDPVLLDDMIDQASTEIFQAIEQNRQQLVTGVWTAGAAAAEVLVGIILVLVLTIYFVHSGDKLMQWCSTLLPSASRPGMRATADTAYDVVGRYIRGVAWVGLIDAVGIGIPLFFLIEPGLAVPLIVLTFLGAFVPIVGAFLSGLLAVLVALVTEGPITAVIVVGVVLLVQQLESHVFAPRVYGKALDLPGAVVLVSVSAGAVVGGILGMFLATPVVAVVASLLRDRPFAVAEQAAEHPSEPAAGKPGAGEPGAGQAEPAPAKAGARGSADGAAEKEAGGKGRRGKARRPAEGEAGGSSAQD
- a CDS encoding MBL fold metallo-hydrolase; translated protein: MAKPFASSADLAEKEQTLEILADGVYALTAEGDPNIGAVEGEDFLVCFEALATPTAAKEWLARLREHTDKPVRFLVLSHYHAVRVLGASAFGAESIVAHEKTYGLIAERGEQDWASEFGRMPRLAKDAASVPGLTWPTVTFADRMTIDLGGDRGDLVLQYCGRGHTEGDIVAWLPKQRILFAGDLVEAEAALYTGDAFHRDWAGATLDRVAALEAETLIGGRGAVTRGRAAVDAAIEQTRGFLRVMLEQVGKVHERGGTLKEAFEATHAALAPDYGHWPIFEHCLPFDVSRLWDELSGIERPVIWTAERDREVWDRLQG
- a CDS encoding FAD-dependent monooxygenase — protein: MPNPPHPPGMRTPVLVLGAGPVGQTAALLLARWGLEPIVLDGAPERDPVGSKAIVQQRDVLDVWHTVGAGAVAEEGLTWDTARTFYRDRELFATRLHDRGASPLPPFVNLSQARTEEILDARLAEEGIGVRWNHRLTGIEQDPGGVTAVCETPRGEVRLRGGYALACLGARGTAVRDALGVGLHGSSYDDRFLICDIRAELPGWERERRFYFDPVWNPGRQVLIHPCPDSVFRIDWQVPPDFDLDAEEAGGGLDRRIRQIIGDRPYEVVWRSVYRFHTRVADRMRVGRVLLAGDCAHLVAPFGARGLNSGVQDAENAAWKIAFAAAGWGPEEALLESYHTERAAAARENAEVTSATMRFLVPPGPQESEHRAAVLERALHDPAAYPQVDSGRLAEPFWYTDSPLTTAHPRRVSGGRPPRGEAPDPCPGVLVPDAPVRVPGRPEAVRLRTLARAGLTLLVAEPGDPGAVRAAAAAATRAPVAALGIGAADTTGALARALAPEPGEAWLLRPDAHIAAVVDAADPAAVAAAVRTALGAQRAPGVPRQSTPREENTDGVLPATG